The Methanomicrobia archaeon genome includes a region encoding these proteins:
- a CDS encoding nucleoside-diphosphate kinase — MDQAVLVLIKPDGLRKSLTGNILTRLSEAKLKIVAAKMVRVSRELAEEHYGHLKDEPFFEELIRYIQGELHSCRKVMALVYWGEDAIRKCRELAGATNPEEAEPTSIRGGYGRILRSGLFENVIHVSSDETEAEREIKLWFRPDEIILDLYPTKDVAIENCMRREWAR; from the coding sequence ATGGATCAGGCGGTATTAGTTCTCATCAAGCCAGATGGGTTGAGAAAATCGTTGACCGGGAACATTTTAACGAGATTATCAGAAGCAAAGCTGAAGATTGTGGCGGCGAAAATGGTGCGTGTCTCACGGGAGTTGGCGGAGGAGCACTATGGGCACCTTAAAGATGAGCCGTTCTTTGAAGAGTTGATACGGTATATACAGGGGGAACTGCACAGCTGCAGGAAAGTGATGGCGTTGGTTTATTGGGGTGAGGACGCGATAAGAAAATGCAGAGAACTTGCCGGCGCAACCAATCCCGAAGAGGCAGAACCGACCTCTATCCGGGGCGGGTACGGTAGAATACTTAGATCAGGCCTTTTTGAGAATGTCATTCATGTCTCTTCCGATGAAACAGAGGCAGAGCGCGAGATAAAACTGTGGTTCCGTCCCGATGAAATAATCCTCGATTTATATCCCACAAAGGATGTTGCCATCGAGAACTGCATGAGGCGGGAGTGGGCGCGATAA
- a CDS encoding DUF2202 domain-containing protein, which produces MMLGFYVWGGFQKTNDMTTVDESGSTSIDEPVLRSTIDQMPVEVLSDAEKAGILYMREEEKLAHDVYLTLYEQWNLPIFNNIARSEQTHTDAVKTLIDKYGLVDPATATIGSFSNPELQALYENLVNDGSISLQDALNVGAAVEEIDILDLQEYLAETDNEDITLVYENLMKGSRNHLRAFVSTLERQGYDYTPQYLSQEEFDAIVSSPLERGRS; this is translated from the coding sequence ATGATGCTGGGCTTTTACGTTTGGGGAGGTTTCCAGAAAACGAACGATATGACAACTGTCGATGAGAGCGGTAGTACGTCCATCGATGAACCCGTTCTGAGATCCACAATTGATCAAATGCCTGTGGAAGTCCTAAGCGATGCTGAAAAGGCGGGCATCCTGTATATGCGCGAAGAGGAAAAATTAGCCCACGACGTGTACCTCACGCTCTACGAGCAGTGGAATCTACCAATTTTTAATAACATTGCGCGGTCTGAACAGACCCATACTGATGCGGTTAAGACGCTTATCGATAAATATGGATTGGTCGACCCGGCTACGGCTACAATCGGATCGTTCAGCAACCCTGAACTTCAAGCGCTCTACGAAAACCTTGTCAATGATGGAAGCATATCATTGCAAGACGCACTCAACGTTGGCGCTGCGGTAGAGGAAATTGACATACTTGATTTGCAAGAGTACCTTGCAGAGACCGATAACGAGGACATAACGCTGGTGTACGAAAACCTGATGAAGGGATCACGAAATCACTTACGGGCTTTTGTTTCAACCCTCGAACGGCAAGGTTACGACTATACACCGCAATACCTGAGCCAAGAAGAATTTGATGCGATCGTAAGCAGCCCCTTAGAACGAGGACGGTCCTGA
- a CDS encoding molybdopterin-dependent oxidoreductase, which produces MKHSKFLTFGFLVFVIAASILFSGCVQQEEAEEAEPVDYVEITAYEGEDLSSIDDFRENSIKGPQHVDKESYALRITGLVENPQTYSYDEVVGAFDPRKKVVRLDCVEGWGVTILWEGVLVGDLLQEANPDSNATVVIFHAYDGYTTSFPLEYIQDNDIIMAYKMNNVTLPPERGFPFELVAESKWGYKWIKWITEIELSDDVTYRGYWESRGYSNTGNVTESFLGR; this is translated from the coding sequence ATGAAGCACTCGAAGTTCCTCACTTTTGGTTTTCTGGTATTCGTCATTGCAGCGAGCATTTTGTTCAGTGGCTGCGTTCAACAAGAAGAAGCAGAAGAAGCAGAACCCGTGGATTATGTTGAGATTACCGCGTATGAAGGCGAAGACCTTTCTTCGATCGATGATTTCCGAGAGAATTCGATAAAAGGCCCGCAGCACGTAGACAAAGAGAGCTATGCGCTTAGAATCACGGGTCTTGTGGAGAATCCTCAAACGTATTCGTATGATGAGGTCGTTGGTGCCTTCGACCCCCGGAAAAAAGTGGTGCGATTGGACTGCGTCGAGGGCTGGGGTGTAACGATTCTCTGGGAGGGTGTGTTGGTTGGGGATTTACTACAGGAAGCGAATCCCGACTCAAATGCAACGGTCGTTATATTCCACGCCTATGACGGCTACACCACGTCTTTTCCGCTTGAGTATATCCAGGATAATGATATCATCATGGCGTATAAAATGAACAACGTTACGCTTCCGCCAGAGCGCGGGTTCCCGTTCGAGCTCGTAGCAGAGAGTAAATGGGGCTACAAGTGGATAAAATGGATAACGGAGATCGAATTATCGGACGACGTTACGTACCGAGGCTACTGGGAAAGCCGCGGCTATTCGAACACGGGTAATGTAACTGAAAGCTTTTTGGGGCGGTAG